From the Bacteroidia bacterium genome, the window CACATCTTCTAATGGAAGTGCAGGAGCAAAAAATACTTCGTTGTTGTGAAAGAGAAGGGCACCATGTTCGCCCTTTTTAATGATAAGATATTTTGGACCCATGGTTAAAATCTTCTTAGCAGCTTTTACCAAGGAATATTCGTTGGTGAGTTGTCGTGCTTCGGCATCGTTGATGGTGAGCACATCTATCATTGAAATGTTCTTTAGCAAATCGTCCATTGCCATATCCATCCAAAAGTTCATGGTGTCCATGACAATAAGTTTTGGACGTTTGTGCAAACGCTCTATTACCTGCAACTGAATTTTAGGCATAAGGTTGCCAAGCATAAGGAATTCGCAGTCCTGATAGCTTTCGGGTATAATGGGGTCGAAGTTGGCAAGGACGTTGAGTTGGGTGTCTAACGTGTCACGGCTGTTCATGTCTGTATGATAACGGCCACTCCAAAAGAAAGATTTTTCACCCTCAATAATCTGCAGACCTTCTGTGCGGATGTTGTGGTTGTTGAAATCCTGAATGGTGCTTTGGGGAAAGTCATCGCCAACAACACCAACAAGATTTATTTTAGGGGCAAAGTAGGATGCTGCAAGTGAGGCATAGGTGGCAGCACCACCAATAATTTTATCTGTTTTTCCAAAAGGCGTTTCTATTGCATCGAAGGCAACTGTTCCAACAACAAGTAATGACATGATATGAGTTTGAAAATTTTGCGCAAAGCTAATACTATTATTCGTTTTTGAGATTTTGTTCTTTAATCAGGTTTTGCAGCCATGAAATTACAGCAACTGAAAATCTTCATTAAAAAAATAAACAGATATATCTATCTTTAAGCCTTAATCTTTTAAAATATAAAAATCATGTTAGAACAATTATTTAATCTGGTAAAAGAAAATGCCGGAGAGGCTATCATCAACAATCAGGCAATACCGAACGAACAAAACGATGCAGCCATTAATCAGGCTACGGAAGGAATTATTAGTGGATTGAAATCGCAATTGGCATCGGGCAATATTAGTGAGGTTGCGCAACTATTAGGTGGACAAAATAATGCAGCAACTGCAGGGGTTACGAATGCAATTTCATCGCAGGTGTCACAGGGGATGATGGAAAAATTTGGTTTGTCAGGCAACAGCGCAGGTTCTATAGTGTCGTCACTTATTCCTGTTGTGCTAAGTAAGTTGATTTCGAAAACGAATGATCCAAACGATAAGAGTTTTGATCTGAATGGTATTTTTAATCATCTTAGTAATGGGAAAACACAAGGTATGGATTTATCGAGTATATTGGGTTCTGTGACAGGTAATAATGGCGGAGGCGGAATAGGCAATGTACTTGGTTCTGTGATGGGCGGAGATAAAAACGCTGCACTAGGTGGACTGATGGATATTTTTAAGAAATAGGAAAATAAATATCTCAGTATCAAAATTCATAAAAAATCCCTTCAGTTCTATCAAATTGATTTTGCTGAAGGGATTTTTAATTCTAAACTTTTAAAGCTTCAGCGCAACAATTCTTAAATCGAACTTTCTAACTTTAATACATTTTAAGTTTCTATACTCAAACCGATAAATGCAAGCGTCCAACGGCAATGGTCATTCTGCTGATGCAAACGGGTTGATTTTTTTCGTTTAGAATTTCTATTGTCCAGACCTGTGTTTTTTTTCCAAGATGAAAGGGTTTTGCAGTGCCGTAAACGAAGCCTTCTTTTACGGGTCGCACGTGGTTGGCATTGATTTCCATGCCAACAGCAACGTATGTGTTGTCTTTTAATGTTAGAAATGCACCAATGCTTGCCAACGATTCTGCAAGTGCGCAAGAGGCACCTCCATGTAATATACCCATGGGTTGACAAGTACGGTGGTCAACAGACATTTTTCCTTTAACAACATTGTTGTCAATGGAAGTTATTTCGATGCCTAGGTAACCAAGCATGGTATTGCTTTCTAATTTTTTTACATCTTGCAATGTATAGTTGCCAAAAATAGAATTCATTATTTGCTTTTTTTAGATGGAAAAACTGTGCGATAAATTTCATCTACAAAAATTTTAAGGCGCAGAATGTAGAGTGGTGACGATAAGTTATCGGTGAGTTGTTTGTTATTTTTAAGCATTATACGATAGCCCACGCCAAAACCCACGCCCACCCAACGGATGACTTTATAGTGTCCTGTTATGGCAGGTTCAAATAAAATAATGTTTCCTTGTCTGGCTTTGTTATTGGCTTTTATTCCATCGGGATATTCGTAGTAGCTTGTGCCAAAGCCAAAGTGCATCGGGACATTTATTTGCCATGGGTCGTTCCTGTAAATAACATATTCAATGCCTGTAGTAAAATAGTTGCTGCGGACTTCGCCACGATAGAATTTATTTGGTTTTATCTGCAAGCTGTCCACTACATCGGTAAATAGTTTCATATAACCCATACTGAATTTTACACGCTTGCCAAAATC encodes:
- a CDS encoding hotdog fold thioesterase, with the translated sequence MNSIFGNYTLQDVKKLESNTMLGYLGIEITSIDNNVVKGKMSVDHRTCQPMGILHGGASCALAESLASIGAFLTLKDNTYVAVGMEINANHVRPVKEGFVYGTAKPFHLGKKTQVWTIEILNEKNQPVCISRMTIAVGRLHLSV
- a CDS encoding DUF937 domain-containing protein, with product MLEQLFNLVKENAGEAIINNQAIPNEQNDAAINQATEGIISGLKSQLASGNISEVAQLLGGQNNAATAGVTNAISSQVSQGMMEKFGLSGNSAGSIVSSLIPVVLSKLISKTNDPNDKSFDLNGIFNHLSNGKTQGMDLSSILGSVTGNNGGGGIGNVLGSVMGGDKNAALGGLMDIFKK
- a CDS encoding PfkB family carbohydrate kinase, with the protein product MSLLVVGTVAFDAIETPFGKTDKIIGGAATYASLAASYFAPKINLVGVVGDDFPQSTIQDFNNHNIRTEGLQIIEGEKSFFWSGRYHTDMNSRDTLDTQLNVLANFDPIIPESYQDCEFLMLGNLMPKIQLQVIERLHKRPKLIVMDTMNFWMDMAMDDLLKNISMIDVLTINDAEARQLTNEYSLVKAAKKILTMGPKYLIIKKGEHGALLFHNNEVFFAPALPLEDVFDPTGAGDTFAGGFIGYLAKTRDISFSSMKRAIIYGSAMASFCVEKFGTERIMNLDSDELNERIQEFIELVQFDITLV